From the genome of Chanos chanos chromosome 5, fChaCha1.1, whole genome shotgun sequence, one region includes:
- the armc6 gene encoding armadillo repeat-containing protein 6 isoform X1 codes for MAKRRITQETFDAVVKENIEEFDMDASEALREAIEQFESQGVDLSNIVKAVPTAASDEKAEDQTHEVLQALESLKNAISTSSTSNIVDDLKLFTDQCALGFAQRHLAAQKDAYPTILACCQRVGEQKEALVAALAALSALTDGQPDLLDANGQQFLMSTLRTHQEDPGISCQCIGAVRHCCLKHEQNRQDLVKAGVLALLTGAITKHREHSDLVREACAALRVMTFDDDVRVPFGHAHEHAKMIVLEQNGLRVIVEAANAHPKNTSVLSELCATLARLAVRNEFCQDIVDLGGLKFMMTLLADNLDCQVSRSFLQELVKQVLGALRAIAGNDDVKDAIVNTGGTELIIMAMNRHMGNAQICEQGCAALCVLALRKPNNCKVIMENGGALAALQAMKTHPAEVNVQKQSCMLLRNLVSRTRDFSKSILEMGAEALIGQALASHRDCGDVARAALRDLGCQVELRELWTGKKGSISH; via the exons ATGGCGAAACGCAGGATCACACAAGAGACGTTTGACGCTGTTGTCAAAGAAAATATCGAGGAATTTGATATGGATGCCAGTGAAGCTTTGAGAGAGGCTATAGAGCAGTTTGAGTCTCAAG GTGTGGACCTGAGTAACATTGTTAAAGCAGTGCCTACTGCTGCCTCTGATGAAAAGGCTGAGGATCAAACCCATGAGGTTCTGCAG GCTTTAGAGTCACTGAAAAATGCAATCAGTACATCCTCTACATCTAACATAGTGGACGACCTGAAACTGTTCACGGACCAATGTGCATTAGGATTTGCTCAGCGGCATCTGGCGGCTCAAAAGGATGCCTATCCCACAATTCTCGCCTGCTGTCAGAGGGTGGGTGAACAGAAGGAGGCCCTGGTAGCAGCTTTGGCTGCGCTGTCCGCTCTTACAGATGGACAGCCGGACCTCCTGGATGCAAACGGGCAGCAGTTTCTAATGAGCACCTTACGTACACACCAGGAGGACCCTGGAATCAGCTGTCAGTGCATCGGTGCGGTACGCCACTGTTGCCTAAAACACGAGCAGAACAGACAGGATCTGGTAAAGGCTGGAGTGCTGGCCTTACTTACCGGCGCTATCACTAAACACCGTGAGCATTCGGATTTGGTGAGGGAAGCTTGTGCCGCTCTCCGGGTTATGACGTTTGATGATGATGTCCGTGTCCCATTTGGACACGCCCATGAACATGCCAAAATGATTGTTCTGGAACAGAACGGCCTAAGAGTCATTGTGGAAGCTGCTAATG CACACCCTAAGAATACCTCCGTCCTCAGTGAACTGTGTGCCACTCTGGCCCGTCTGGCTGTGAGGAATGAGTTCTGCCAGGATATTGTGGATTTAGGAGGACTGAAGTTCATGATGACGCTTCTGGCTGACAATTTGGACTGCCAGGTGAGCAGGTCATT TCTGCAGGAGCTTGTGAAGCAGGTCCTTGGTGCCTTACGAGCCATTGCAGGAAATGATGATGTCAAAGATGCTATAGTGAATACAGGGGGGACAGAGCTCATCATCATGGCAATGAACCGTCACATGGGGAACGCACAG ATTTGTGAACAGGGCTGTGCTGCCTTGTGTGTTCTTGCTCTGCGTAAACCCAACAACTGCAAAGTCATCATGGAAAATGGAGGGGCCCTTGCTGCACTGCAGGCTATGAAAACTCACCCAGCAGAAGTGAATGTGCAG AAACAGTCTTGCATGCTGCTGCGGAACCTGGTGTCACGCACTCGTGATTTCAGTAAGTCCATTTTGGAGATGGGAGCAGaggctctgattggtcaggctTTGGCCTCACACCGTGACTGTGGAGATGTGGCGAGGGCTGCACTTAGGGACCTGGGTTGCCAGGTTGAGCTACGAGAACTGTGGACTGGCAAGAAAGGCAGCATCTCTCATTGA
- the slc25a42 gene encoding mitochondrial coenzyme A transporter SLC25A42, with product MGNGVQERQGALTRGEVLPLPSSSQSEGFKQSRSVLNSLLSGAFAGAVAKTAVAPLDRTKIIFQVSSNRFSAKEAYRLIYRTYLKDGFFSLWRGNSATMVRVIPYAAIQFCAHEQYKRLLGGYYGFQGRALPPVPRLLAGSLAGTTAAMLTYPLDMVRARMAVTPKEMYSNIMHVFARISREEGLKTLYRGFTPTILGVVPYAGLSFFTYETLKKLHAERTGRMQPYSYERLAFGACAGLIGQSASYPLDVVRRRMQTAGVTGHTYGTITGTMREIVAEEGVIRGLYKGLSMNWVKGPIAVGISFMTFDLTQILLRKMQKLGYTSR from the exons ATGGGGAATGGAGTACAGGAACGGCAGGGAGCGCTGACACGGGGCGAAGTGCTGCCACTTCCCtcctccagccaatcagag ggttTTAAGCAGAGTCGCTCAGTGCTGAACTCCCTGTTGTCTGGAGCATTTGCTGGTGCTGTGGCCAAAACAGCTGTGGCACCTCTGGATAGAACCAAGATCATCTTTCAAG TGTCTTCTAACAGATTCTCTGCTAAG GAGGCTTACAGATTGATCTACCGCACGTACTTGAAGGATGGCTTTTTCAGTCTGTGGAGAGGAAACTCAGCCACCATGGTGCGAGTCATTCCCTACGCCGCCATCCAGTTCTGCGCCCATGAGCAGTACAAGAGACTACTGGGCGGATACTATGGCTTCCAGGGGAG ggcGCTGCCCCCCGTGCCAAGGTTATTGGCGGGATCTCTGGCGGGCACCACAGCAGCCATGCTGACGTACCCTCTGGACATGGTCCGTGCCAGGATGGCGGTCACTCCCAAAGAAAT GTACAGTAATATAATGCACGTGTTTGCTCGGATCTCTCGTGAGGAGGGACTGAAGACTCTCTACAGAGGCTTCACTCCCACCATACTGGGCGTAGTGCCATACGCTGGCCTCAGCTTCTTCACCTACGAGACTCTAAAGAAACTCCATGCAG AACGCACTGGACGCATGCAGCCATACTCGTATGAGAGACTGGCTTTTGGAGCGTGTGCAGGCCTCATCGGTCAGTCTGCCTCTTACCCCCTTGACGTGGTGCGGAGACGCATGCAGACGGCTGGGGTGACCGGTCATACCTACGGCACCATCACCGGCACCATGAGAGAGATTGTGGCCGAGGAGGGCGTCATTCGAGGCTTGTACAAGGGCCTCAGCATGAACTGGGTCAAGGGTCCTATAGCTGTGGGCAtcagtttcatgacatttgacCTGACACAAATCCTCCTGCGAAAGATGCAGAAACTGGGTTATACTTCTCGGTAA
- the armc6 gene encoding armadillo repeat-containing protein 6 isoform X2, producing the protein MAKRRITQETFDAVVKENIEEFDMDASEALREAIEQFESQGVDLSNIVKAVPTAASDEKAEDQTHEVLQALESLKNAISTSSTSNIVDDLKLFTDQCALGFAQRHLAAQKDAYPTILACCQRVGEQKEALVAALAALSALTDGQPDLLDANGQQFLMSTLRTHQEDPGISCQCIGAVRHCCLKHEQNRQDLVKAGVLALLTGAITKHREHSDLVREACAALRVMTFDDDVRVPFGHAHEHAKMIVLEQNGLRVIVEAANAHPKNTSVLSELCATLARLAVRNEFCQDIVDLGGLKFMMTLLADNLDCQELVKQVLGALRAIAGNDDVKDAIVNTGGTELIIMAMNRHMGNAQICEQGCAALCVLALRKPNNCKVIMENGGALAALQAMKTHPAEVNVQKQSCMLLRNLVSRTRDFSKSILEMGAEALIGQALASHRDCGDVARAALRDLGCQVELRELWTGKKGSISH; encoded by the exons ATGGCGAAACGCAGGATCACACAAGAGACGTTTGACGCTGTTGTCAAAGAAAATATCGAGGAATTTGATATGGATGCCAGTGAAGCTTTGAGAGAGGCTATAGAGCAGTTTGAGTCTCAAG GTGTGGACCTGAGTAACATTGTTAAAGCAGTGCCTACTGCTGCCTCTGATGAAAAGGCTGAGGATCAAACCCATGAGGTTCTGCAG GCTTTAGAGTCACTGAAAAATGCAATCAGTACATCCTCTACATCTAACATAGTGGACGACCTGAAACTGTTCACGGACCAATGTGCATTAGGATTTGCTCAGCGGCATCTGGCGGCTCAAAAGGATGCCTATCCCACAATTCTCGCCTGCTGTCAGAGGGTGGGTGAACAGAAGGAGGCCCTGGTAGCAGCTTTGGCTGCGCTGTCCGCTCTTACAGATGGACAGCCGGACCTCCTGGATGCAAACGGGCAGCAGTTTCTAATGAGCACCTTACGTACACACCAGGAGGACCCTGGAATCAGCTGTCAGTGCATCGGTGCGGTACGCCACTGTTGCCTAAAACACGAGCAGAACAGACAGGATCTGGTAAAGGCTGGAGTGCTGGCCTTACTTACCGGCGCTATCACTAAACACCGTGAGCATTCGGATTTGGTGAGGGAAGCTTGTGCCGCTCTCCGGGTTATGACGTTTGATGATGATGTCCGTGTCCCATTTGGACACGCCCATGAACATGCCAAAATGATTGTTCTGGAACAGAACGGCCTAAGAGTCATTGTGGAAGCTGCTAATG CACACCCTAAGAATACCTCCGTCCTCAGTGAACTGTGTGCCACTCTGGCCCGTCTGGCTGTGAGGAATGAGTTCTGCCAGGATATTGTGGATTTAGGAGGACTGAAGTTCATGATGACGCTTCTGGCTGACAATTTGGACTGCCAG GAGCTTGTGAAGCAGGTCCTTGGTGCCTTACGAGCCATTGCAGGAAATGATGATGTCAAAGATGCTATAGTGAATACAGGGGGGACAGAGCTCATCATCATGGCAATGAACCGTCACATGGGGAACGCACAG ATTTGTGAACAGGGCTGTGCTGCCTTGTGTGTTCTTGCTCTGCGTAAACCCAACAACTGCAAAGTCATCATGGAAAATGGAGGGGCCCTTGCTGCACTGCAGGCTATGAAAACTCACCCAGCAGAAGTGAATGTGCAG AAACAGTCTTGCATGCTGCTGCGGAACCTGGTGTCACGCACTCGTGATTTCAGTAAGTCCATTTTGGAGATGGGAGCAGaggctctgattggtcaggctTTGGCCTCACACCGTGACTGTGGAGATGTGGCGAGGGCTGCACTTAGGGACCTGGGTTGCCAGGTTGAGCTACGAGAACTGTGGACTGGCAAGAAAGGCAGCATCTCTCATTGA